A genome region from Phoenix dactylifera cultivar Barhee BC4 chromosome 18, palm_55x_up_171113_PBpolish2nd_filt_p, whole genome shotgun sequence includes the following:
- the LOC103706945 gene encoding protein PROTON GRADIENT REGULATION 5, chloroplastic-like isoform X2, whose protein sequence is MAASISAAGLKALPSTFHGSWATSLAGEDRAMLSKSVPTYVRVARPLRSRPRMGNVNEGKGLFAPLVVLTRNVIGRKRFNQLRGKAIALHSQVITEFCKTIGADNKQRQGLIRLAKKNGEKLGFLA, encoded by the exons ATGGCTGCCTCCATCTCGGCCGCAGGGCTCAAAGCCCTGCCCTCCACCTTCCATGGAAGCTGGGCAACTTCGCTTGCTGGTGAAGACCGAGCGATGCTGAGCAAGTCGGTCCCGACGTATGTTCGTGTTGCTAGGCCTCTGAGGTCTCGGCCTAGGATGGGCAACGTGAATGAAGGCAAAGGGCTCTTCGCACCCTTGGTTGTTCTCACCCGCAACGTCATCGGCAGGAAGCGATTCAATCAGCTGAGAGGCAAGGCCATAGCTCTCCACTCGCAG GTGATCACGGAGTTCTGCAAGACTATAGGTGCTGATAATAAACAGAGGCAAGGGTTGATACGCTTGGCCAAGAAGAATGGAGAAAAGCTTGGTTTTCTTGCATAA